A window of Cellulomonas fimi contains these coding sequences:
- a CDS encoding multidrug effflux MFS transporter, whose amino-acid sequence MTARPAPSTPAAPPTPRTAAHVTAPTASAPADATAPTPPSGAVDTAPTPPSGAVDTAAPAHRPNAKYVLLLGLMCALPAISTDIYLPSLPDVARDLNTSATAAQLTMTAMLIGGAVGQLVIGPLSDRFGRRKPVMVGVALHVVTSLLCAVAPAIIPLIALRSMQGFFNASATVVAMAVIRDRFVGSDASRLISRLMLVIGVAPLFAPSIGGVIAGQAGWRAVFVALAVFGVVLWLIVWRRLPETLPPDRRRDGGLRTALAGYRGLLRDRHFVALAVMPGLGVAVLMSYVVASPFVLREGFGLSEHQFSLLFAINGIGLVAGAQVNAALVRRVAPIRIVRVVLPLSLALTTVLLVLAVTGLGGLWGLLVVQWLVLALVNFVPPNASALALSRHGEIAGTAAAFIGASQAGVSGVVSPLSGLLGGDAVAMAVVMVGASVAALLVLALATPAYRRGGAWTG is encoded by the coding sequence ATGACCGCGCGCCCCGCCCCCAGCACCCCCGCGGCGCCGCCCACCCCTCGGACCGCCGCCCACGTCACCGCCCCCACCGCGTCCGCCCCGGCGGACGCCACCGCCCCGACCCCGCCGTCGGGCGCCGTCGACACCGCCCCGACCCCGCCGTCGGGCGCCGTCGACACCGCCGCACCCGCCCACCGGCCGAACGCGAAGTACGTCCTGCTGCTCGGCCTCATGTGCGCGCTGCCGGCGATCTCGACCGACATCTACCTGCCGTCGCTGCCGGACGTCGCGCGGGACCTGAACACGTCCGCGACCGCCGCGCAGCTCACGATGACCGCGATGCTGATCGGCGGTGCCGTCGGCCAGCTCGTCATCGGCCCGCTGTCCGACCGGTTCGGTCGCCGCAAGCCCGTCATGGTCGGCGTCGCGCTGCACGTCGTGACGTCGCTGCTCTGCGCCGTCGCACCCGCGATCATCCCGCTCATCGCGCTCCGGTCGATGCAGGGCTTCTTCAACGCGTCCGCGACCGTCGTCGCGATGGCCGTCATCCGCGACCGGTTCGTCGGCTCGGACGCGTCCCGGCTGATCTCCCGGCTCATGCTCGTCATCGGCGTCGCGCCGCTGTTCGCACCGTCCATCGGCGGTGTCATCGCCGGTCAGGCGGGCTGGCGCGCGGTGTTCGTCGCGCTCGCGGTCTTCGGCGTCGTGCTGTGGCTGATCGTCTGGCGTCGCCTCCCCGAGACGCTGCCGCCCGACCGTCGCCGCGACGGCGGCCTGCGCACCGCCCTGGCGGGGTACCGCGGGCTGCTGCGCGACCGGCACTTCGTCGCGCTCGCCGTGATGCCGGGACTCGGCGTCGCGGTGCTCATGAGCTACGTCGTCGCGTCGCCGTTCGTGCTGCGCGAGGGCTTCGGGCTGTCCGAGCACCAGTTCTCGCTGCTGTTCGCGATCAACGGCATCGGGCTCGTCGCGGGTGCGCAGGTGAACGCGGCACTGGTGCGCCGGGTCGCGCCGATCCGGATCGTGCGCGTCGTGCTGCCGCTGTCGCTCGCGCTCACGACCGTGCTGCTCGTGCTCGCCGTCACCGGCCTGGGCGGGCTGTGGGGCCTGCTCGTCGTCCAGTGGCTCGTGCTCGCGCTGGTCAACTTCGTGCCGCCCAACGCCTCCGCGCTCGCGCTCAGCCGCCACGGCGAGATCGCGGGGACGGCGGCGGCGTTCATCGGGGCCTCCCAGGCCGGCGTCTCCGGCGTCGTCAGCCCGCTGTCCGGCCTGCTCGGCGGCGATGCGGTCGCGATGGCCGTCGTCATGGTCGGCGCGTCGGTCGCCGCGCTGCTCGTGCTCGCGCTCGCGACGCCCGCCTACCGCCGCGGCGGTGCCTGGACCGGCTGA
- a CDS encoding SOS response-associated peptidase: MCGRYASFREDQALADEFAIATVADDVRLLPPSWNVAPTDGVRMVVERADKETGEVTRQLRVARWGLVPAWAKDPSVGARMINARVESVAEKSAFARPFAARRALLPADGYYEWKKPEPGALTRKKQPFYLHPADDDLVALAGLYEFWKDPTRSDDDPDRWLVSATVITRPASDDLAHIHDRQPLMLRRDAWDAWLDPSAGADDARRLLEAPAPRIIATPVSTLVSSVRNNGPQLLEPVDPDETLL; this comes from the coding sequence ATGTGCGGTCGCTACGCCTCCTTCCGCGAGGACCAGGCCCTGGCCGACGAGTTCGCCATCGCGACCGTCGCCGACGACGTCCGCCTGCTCCCGCCGTCGTGGAACGTCGCCCCGACCGACGGCGTGCGCATGGTCGTCGAGCGCGCCGACAAGGAGACGGGCGAGGTCACCCGCCAGCTCCGCGTCGCCCGCTGGGGCCTCGTGCCGGCGTGGGCGAAGGACCCGTCCGTCGGCGCCCGGATGATCAACGCGCGTGTCGAGTCCGTCGCCGAGAAGTCCGCGTTCGCGCGCCCGTTCGCGGCCCGGCGCGCGCTGCTCCCCGCCGACGGCTACTACGAGTGGAAGAAGCCCGAGCCGGGTGCTCTGACCAGGAAGAAGCAGCCGTTCTACCTGCACCCCGCCGACGACGACCTCGTCGCGCTCGCCGGGCTGTACGAGTTCTGGAAGGACCCGACAAGGTCCGACGACGACCCCGACCGCTGGCTGGTCTCCGCGACCGTCATCACGCGGCCCGCCTCCGACGACCTTGCGCACATCCACGACCGCCAGCCGCTCATGCTGCGCCGCGACGCGTGGGACGCCTGGCTCGACCCGTCCGCCGGCGCCGACGACGCCCGCCGCCTGCTCGAGGCCCCGGCGCCCCGCATCATCGCGACGCCCGTCTCCACGCTGGTCAGCTCCGTCCGGAACAACGGCCCCCAGCTCCTCGAACCGGTCGACCCGGACGAGACCCTGCTCTGA